One genomic window of Halolamina sediminis includes the following:
- the pyrF gene encoding orotidine-5'-phosphate decarboxylase: MSFFDDLAARIDDADSVVSVGLDADPDRIPEFLDDHDLPRWAFNRRIIDATHEHAACYKPNAAFYEDADGWRALRETVAYAHGKGVPVLLDAKRGDIGNTARQYAEVLDEVDAITVNPYMGGDSLQPFLAEADAGVFVLCRTSNPGGADLQDLELASGEPLYERVAALADTWNEHGNVGLVVGATAPEELETVREVVPEIPFLVPGVGAQGGDAEAAVEHGLASSDAWPVDVGLVNSSRGIIFAGEDVGRNTVSGASGGRDPDEDAYFAAAGDAAARLKKRLNQYR, from the coding sequence ATGTCCTTCTTCGACGACCTCGCCGCTCGCATCGACGACGCCGACAGCGTAGTCTCCGTGGGGCTGGACGCCGACCCCGACCGCATCCCGGAGTTCCTCGACGACCACGACCTGCCTCGCTGGGCGTTCAACCGTCGGATCATCGACGCGACCCACGAGCACGCCGCCTGCTACAAACCGAACGCCGCGTTCTACGAGGACGCCGACGGCTGGCGTGCGCTCCGAGAGACGGTGGCCTACGCCCACGGGAAAGGTGTGCCCGTCCTGCTCGACGCGAAACGCGGGGATATCGGCAACACCGCACGACAGTACGCCGAGGTGCTCGACGAGGTGGACGCGATCACCGTCAACCCCTACATGGGCGGCGACTCGCTCCAACCGTTCCTCGCCGAGGCCGACGCGGGGGTGTTCGTGCTCTGTCGGACCTCAAACCCCGGCGGCGCCGACCTGCAGGACCTCGAACTCGCCTCCGGCGAACCCCTCTACGAGCGCGTCGCCGCGCTCGCGGACACCTGGAACGAACACGGCAACGTCGGTCTCGTCGTCGGCGCGACTGCGCCCGAGGAGCTCGAAACCGTCCGGGAGGTCGTCCCCGAAATCCCGTTCCTCGTCCCCGGCGTGGGGGCACAGGGCGGCGACGCCGAGGCCGCGGTCGAACACGGCCTCGCGTCGAGCGACGCGTGGCCCGTCGACGTCGGGCTCGTGAACTCCTCGCGCGGGATCATTTTCGCCGGCGAGGATGTGGGCCGGAACACCGTCTCCGGGGCCTCGGGCGGGCGGGACCCCGACGAGGACGCGTACTTCGCGGCGGCGGGCGACGCCGCCGCGCGGCTCAAAAAGCGCCTGAACCAGTACCGCTGA
- a CDS encoding J domain-containing protein has translation MVRDTVGVVLAAVLTGLASVLLIAAIAVQPFLVVAALPFAAGAYLLWEGSLGEYGRLGPSGTCRARAANGRTTSEGARPESDGTGHADAAGRRRRDRTRDSERARRKGRRRASGRERSRGADSLARREAAAVLGVDADAEPAVVRSAYRDRVKEVHPDTEDGDAETFQEVNDAYERLRED, from the coding sequence ATGGTCCGTGACACGGTCGGCGTCGTGCTCGCGGCCGTGCTGACCGGGCTCGCGTCGGTGTTGCTGATCGCCGCGATCGCGGTCCAGCCGTTCCTCGTCGTCGCCGCCCTCCCCTTTGCGGCCGGCGCCTACCTCCTCTGGGAGGGCTCCCTCGGCGAATACGGCCGGCTGGGCCCCTCCGGCACATGCCGAGCGCGGGCGGCAAACGGACGAACCACGAGCGAGGGAGCCCGCCCCGAGAGTGATGGAACCGGCCACGCCGACGCGGCGGGGCGCCGCCGACGGGACCGGACGCGTGACTCCGAGCGTGCCCGGCGGAAGGGACGACGGCGCGCGAGCGGCCGCGAGCGCTCCCGCGGCGCGGACAGCCTCGCCCGTCGGGAGGCCGCGGCGGTACTCGGTGTCGACGCCGACGCCGAGCCGGCGGTAGTGCGGTCGGCCTACCGCGACCGCGTGAAGGAGGTCCATCCCGACACCGAGGATGGCGACGCCGAGACGTTTCAGGAAGTGAACGACGCGTACGAACGCCTGCGGGAGGACTGA
- a CDS encoding homoserine kinase, whose translation MRTVRAPATSANLGSGYDTFGVALSHPADIVRVERADRTTIEVTGAGAQFIPEDPEKNTVGAVADALDAPAHIEIDKGVRPASGLGSSAASAAGAALALNDLYDRGYSRKELVPIAAEGEAVVSGAAHADNVAPALLGGFTIATEHGVRSVGTDVPLVACLPEEPISTRKAREVVPTHLTIEELVTTVGNAATLSVGMCRSDPELVGAGMADEVVTPNRAALITGYDDAVEAAREAGAHGVTVSGSGPGVLAVCPPQRRRAVASAMVEAFADNGEDARAYRTWTGNGAEFV comes from the coding sequence ATGCGAACAGTCCGCGCGCCGGCAACCAGCGCGAATCTCGGTAGCGGCTACGACACGTTCGGCGTCGCGCTCTCCCACCCGGCGGATATCGTCCGGGTCGAGCGCGCCGACCGCACCACCATCGAGGTGACCGGCGCCGGCGCCCAGTTCATCCCCGAGGACCCCGAGAAGAACACCGTCGGCGCCGTCGCCGACGCACTCGACGCCCCCGCCCACATCGAGATCGACAAAGGCGTCAGGCCCGCCTCGGGGCTCGGGTCCTCGGCGGCCTCCGCCGCGGGCGCGGCGCTCGCGCTCAACGACCTCTACGACCGCGGCTACTCCCGCAAAGAACTCGTCCCGATCGCCGCCGAGGGCGAGGCGGTCGTCTCCGGCGCCGCCCACGCCGACAACGTCGCCCCCGCGCTGTTGGGCGGCTTCACGATCGCGACCGAACACGGTGTCCGCTCGGTCGGGACGGACGTCCCGCTCGTCGCGTGTCTCCCCGAGGAGCCCATCTCCACCCGCAAAGCCCGCGAAGTCGTGCCGACCCACCTCACGATCGAGGAGCTCGTTACCACCGTCGGCAACGCTGCGACGCTCTCGGTCGGGATGTGTCGCTCCGACCCCGAGCTCGTGGGGGCGGGGATGGCCGACGAAGTGGTCACGCCCAACCGCGCGGCGCTGATCACCGGCTACGACGATGCCGTCGAAGCGGCTCGCGAGGCCGGCGCCCACGGCGTCACCGTCAGCGGCTCCGGCCCGGGGGTGCTGGCGGTCTGTCCGCCACAGCGCCGGCGCGCCGTCGCGAGCGCGATGGTCGAGGCGTTCGCGGACAACGGCGAGGACGCCCGGGCCTACCGGACGTGGACCGGAAACGGCGCGGAGTTCGTCTGA
- the msrA gene encoding peptide-methionine (S)-S-oxide reductase MsrA: MTETATVGGGCFWCVEAAFEELSGVEDVTAGYAGGHTDDPTYRQVCSGDTGHAEVVQIEYDETVLRYEDVLEVFFTIHDPTQLNRQGPDVGSQYRSIVLPHDEQQREVAEAYVEALEEEGGYDDEVVTEIQPLSTFYHAEEKHQNYFEKNPNDAYCSMHATPKIEKVREKFEQEVEA, from the coding sequence ATGACCGAGACAGCGACAGTCGGTGGCGGCTGCTTCTGGTGTGTCGAGGCGGCGTTCGAGGAGCTTTCCGGCGTCGAGGACGTGACCGCCGGCTACGCCGGCGGCCACACCGATGACCCCACGTACCGCCAGGTCTGTTCCGGGGACACCGGCCACGCCGAAGTCGTGCAGATCGAGTACGACGAGACCGTCCTGCGCTACGAGGACGTGCTGGAGGTGTTCTTCACGATCCACGACCCGACCCAACTGAACCGACAGGGACCGGACGTGGGCAGCCAGTACCGCTCGATCGTCCTGCCCCACGACGAGCAGCAGCGCGAGGTCGCCGAGGCGTACGTTGAGGCGCTGGAGGAAGAGGGCGGCTACGACGACGAGGTTGTGACGGAGATTCAGCCGCTCTCGACGTTCTACCACGCCGAGGAGAAACACCAGAACTACTTCGAGAAGAACCCGAACGACGCCTACTGCTCGATGCACGCGACGCCGAAGATCGAGAAGGTCCGCGAGAAGTTCGAGCAGGAAGTCGAGGCCTAA
- a CDS encoding HAD family hydrolase gives MDALLFDMDGVVVDSEDYWHPAEREELLPQVLDGELPDLDEITGMPYREIYDYLDANYETRVSKAEFVDLYDETAETVYREKVELLDCFAAVRDGARDAGVPVGLVSSSPPTWMRYVLDRFGLEFDLVLSNDEIDAPGKPEPDIYETAAERLGVDPADCVAVEDSRNGTLAAERAGMVVVGYRVDHNAGTDLSACDVICVGSEELREELLRRLEQ, from the coding sequence ATGGACGCGCTGCTGTTCGACATGGACGGGGTCGTCGTCGACTCCGAGGACTACTGGCACCCCGCCGAGCGGGAGGAGCTACTCCCGCAGGTACTCGACGGGGAACTGCCCGACCTCGACGAGATCACGGGGATGCCGTACCGCGAGATCTACGACTACCTCGACGCGAACTACGAGACGCGGGTGTCGAAGGCCGAGTTCGTCGACCTGTACGACGAGACCGCCGAGACCGTCTACCGGGAGAAAGTGGAACTGCTCGACTGCTTCGCGGCGGTTCGGGACGGCGCCCGCGACGCCGGCGTTCCGGTCGGGCTCGTCTCCTCGTCGCCGCCGACGTGGATGAGGTACGTGCTCGATCGGTTCGGTCTGGAGTTCGACCTCGTCCTCTCGAACGACGAAATCGACGCTCCGGGGAAGCCCGAACCCGACATCTACGAGACGGCCGCCGAACGGCTGGGTGTCGATCCGGCGGACTGCGTCGCCGTCGAGGACTCACGGAACGGCACGCTCGCGGCCGAACGGGCGGGGATGGTCGTCGTCGGGTACCGTGTCGACCACAACGCGGGGACCGATCTCTCGGCGTGTGACGTGATCTGTGTCGGGAGCGAGGAACTGCGGGAAGAGCTGTTGAGGCGGCTAGAACAGTAG
- a CDS encoding topoisomerase DNA-binding C4 zinc finger domain-containing protein has product MPGPLPRVTDRIRLFAGDCTIEFEGERERTQRGYVVVVVKPDRTVLVHDAGGYQPVAWLTRADELTTETEGDSFAITARSGEQELRVVSEAPTGRREYPASEAGVPLGDCPDCGDALVRSSGEVTCLGCDAAYGLPAGATVLDETCDDCGLPRMCVERGETFELCVDWRCDSLADIVADALDGRWDCPDCGAALSVVNRGNRPFLGCDAYPDCETTFSIPAGEAVGECPCGLPVFETATGRRCLDGTCDRYREGVVDGCAGP; this is encoded by the coding sequence ATGCCGGGACCACTCCCGCGCGTGACCGACCGGATCCGACTGTTCGCGGGCGACTGCACGATCGAGTTCGAGGGCGAGCGCGAGCGGACCCAGCGCGGCTACGTGGTCGTGGTGGTGAAGCCGGACCGAACCGTGCTGGTCCACGACGCCGGCGGCTATCAGCCCGTGGCGTGGCTCACCCGCGCCGACGAACTGACGACCGAGACCGAGGGCGACTCCTTCGCGATCACGGCCCGGAGCGGCGAGCAGGAACTTCGTGTGGTCTCGGAGGCACCGACGGGCCGTCGGGAGTACCCCGCGAGCGAGGCGGGCGTGCCGCTTGGCGACTGTCCTGACTGCGGCGACGCGCTCGTCCGATCGAGCGGGGAGGTGACCTGTCTGGGCTGTGACGCGGCCTACGGGCTCCCCGCGGGGGCGACGGTGCTCGACGAGACCTGCGACGACTGTGGGCTGCCGCGGATGTGCGTCGAGCGCGGCGAGACGTTCGAGCTCTGTGTGGACTGGCGGTGTGACTCGCTGGCCGACATCGTCGCCGACGCGCTCGACGGCCGGTGGGACTGCCCCGACTGCGGCGCGGCGCTCTCGGTGGTGAACCGCGGGAACCGCCCGTTCCTCGGCTGTGACGCCTACCCCGACTGCGAGACGACGTTCTCGATCCCGGCGGGCGAGGCGGTTGGGGAGTGTCCCTGCGGGCTGCCGGTGTTCGAGACGGCCACGGGGCGGCGGTGTCTGGACGGGACGTGCGATCGCTACCGGGAGGGGGTGGTCGACGGCTGCGCCGGCCCGTGA
- the endA gene encoding tRNA-intron lyase, whose product MDGTLRDGVVRLSGDAKQRFYDSGGYGRPAGGSDIELAPVEAAHLLYRGDLDAVTGEDGTSMGFREFLTRTDAVLSFVVYKDLRDRGFYLSPAREGWVDDSVDDATDFVVYPRGKGPADDEIAHRLRVVGERAPLLAASVDEHVLAIVDEDGELTYFGTEWLSPSGTADPPLPDSLDATLMDDRLLVWEPPEELYEGGFFGQRLAGRNADSGPLQLSLLEAAYLADRGSLELDLATVQGHAEAIEGERFRRRYAAYESLRAAGAVPKSGFKFGADFRVYESFDGLSDLGHSDKLVRVVEPDHEFLPRELSLDVRLAGGVRKRMVFALTEPTGEIDWLCVERITP is encoded by the coding sequence ATGGACGGGACGCTTCGCGACGGCGTGGTCCGACTCTCGGGCGACGCCAAACAGCGGTTCTACGACTCCGGGGGGTACGGCCGCCCGGCCGGCGGGAGCGACATCGAACTCGCGCCGGTCGAGGCCGCCCACCTGCTCTACCGCGGCGATCTCGACGCGGTCACGGGGGAGGACGGCACCTCGATGGGGTTCCGCGAGTTCCTCACCCGGACCGACGCGGTGCTCTCCTTCGTCGTCTACAAGGACCTCCGCGATCGCGGCTTCTACCTCTCGCCGGCCCGCGAGGGCTGGGTCGACGACTCGGTCGACGACGCGACGGACTTCGTCGTCTACCCGCGCGGGAAGGGCCCCGCGGACGACGAGATCGCCCACCGGCTCCGGGTCGTCGGCGAGCGTGCGCCGCTGTTGGCGGCGAGCGTCGACGAGCACGTGCTCGCAATCGTCGACGAGGACGGCGAACTCACCTACTTCGGCACGGAGTGGCTCTCCCCGTCGGGCACTGCGGACCCGCCGCTGCCCGACTCCCTCGACGCGACGCTGATGGACGACCGGCTGCTGGTCTGGGAGCCGCCAGAGGAACTGTACGAGGGCGGCTTCTTCGGGCAGCGACTGGCGGGGCGAAACGCCGACTCGGGCCCGCTCCAACTCTCGCTGCTGGAGGCGGCGTACCTCGCGGATCGGGGTTCGCTGGAACTGGATCTCGCGACGGTGCAGGGCCACGCCGAGGCGATCGAGGGCGAGCGGTTCCGCCGGCGCTACGCGGCGTACGAGTCGCTGCGGGCGGCGGGCGCGGTGCCCAAGTCCGGGTTCAAGTTCGGCGCGGACTTCCGGGTGTACGAATCGTTCGACGGCCTCTCGGATCTGGGCCACTCGGACAAGCTGGTCCGGGTCGTGGAGCCGGACCACGAGTTCCTCCCCCGGGAGCTGTCACTCGACGTACGGCTGGCCGGCGGGGTTCGCAAGCGAATGGTTTTTGCGCTGACCGAGCCGACTGGGGAGATAGATTGGCTCTGCGTCGAGCGAATCACGCCGTGA
- a CDS encoding tryptophan--tRNA ligase: MTEDQPTPKTDGGTDSVSSDDVALDPWGSSTIEDYPKLFEQFGIEEFDAEEVPEPHYLMRRGAIFGHREYERVAEAMANDEPFAALSGFMPTGDPHIGHKMVFDELIWHQQQGGEVYGLIADLEAHSARGMSWDEIDEHARSYLLSFIALGFDPEAGELYRQSDNRVLQDLAFEIGSTTNFSEFEAIYGFGGETNVSHMQSVVTQLADILYPQLDEPMPTVIPVGPDQDPHVRFARDAAARMRYFKVTEAFASFELDDEERALFRDLYDALQATDDVDTDDLRCEDAAERLLAFVNDPAAPVDADPATRDSLVEKLENGGKEPIRPRVRFLDRNANAAAFDALIEEIPGEKRRYDAHIDSFDLDPEAAQEIAREVEIEHDGYGFEAPSSIYHRFMTGLTGGKMSSSIPASHISLLDDPEDGYDKVKSAATGGRTTAEEQRELGGKPDECPVYELYAYLLAEGDDEFATRVYEECAEGERLCGGCKEQAAELMAEFLEDHQEKREEAKELLEDVDIDLSSDRRGLGGREEEDAV, encoded by the coding sequence ATGACCGAGGACCAACCCACACCGAAGACAGACGGGGGCACCGATAGCGTATCGAGCGACGACGTCGCCCTCGACCCGTGGGGCTCCTCGACCATCGAAGACTACCCGAAGCTGTTCGAGCAGTTCGGGATCGAGGAGTTCGACGCCGAGGAGGTGCCGGAGCCGCACTACCTGATGCGCCGCGGGGCGATCTTCGGCCACCGTGAGTACGAGCGCGTGGCGGAGGCGATGGCCAACGACGAGCCGTTCGCGGCGCTGTCGGGGTTCATGCCGACGGGCGATCCCCACATCGGCCACAAGATGGTGTTCGACGAGCTCATCTGGCACCAGCAGCAGGGCGGCGAGGTGTACGGCCTGATCGCCGACCTCGAAGCCCACTCCGCCCGGGGGATGTCCTGGGACGAGATCGACGAGCACGCCCGGAGCTACCTGCTCTCCTTCATCGCGCTGGGGTTCGACCCCGAGGCGGGGGAGCTCTACCGCCAGTCGGACAACCGTGTGCTGCAGGATCTCGCGTTCGAGATCGGCTCGACCACGAACTTCTCGGAGTTCGAGGCGATCTACGGCTTCGGCGGCGAGACGAACGTCAGCCACATGCAGTCGGTCGTGACGCAGTTGGCGGACATCCTCTACCCCCAACTGGACGAGCCGATGCCGACGGTGATCCCGGTCGGGCCGGATCAGGACCCGCACGTCCGCTTCGCCCGCGACGCCGCCGCGCGGATGCGCTACTTCAAAGTGACCGAGGCGTTCGCGAGCTTCGAACTCGACGACGAGGAGCGTGCGCTGTTTCGCGACCTGTACGACGCGCTGCAGGCGACCGACGACGTGGACACCGACGACCTGCGGTGTGAGGACGCCGCGGAGCGCCTCCTCGCGTTCGTCAACGATCCCGCGGCGCCCGTCGACGCCGACCCCGCGACCCGAGACTCGCTGGTCGAGAAGCTGGAGAACGGCGGGAAGGAGCCGATCCGCCCCCGCGTGCGCTTCCTCGACCGCAACGCGAACGCGGCGGCGTTCGACGCGCTGATAGAAGAGATCCCGGGCGAGAAGCGGCGCTACGACGCCCACATCGACAGTTTCGACCTCGACCCCGAGGCGGCCCAGGAGATCGCCCGCGAGGTCGAGATCGAGCACGACGGCTACGGGTTCGAGGCGCCGTCGTCGATCTACCACCGCTTCATGACCGGCCTGACCGGCGGGAAGATGTCCTCCTCGATCCCTGCCTCCCACATCTCGCTGCTCGACGACCCCGAGGACGGCTACGACAAGGTGAAGTCCGCCGCGACGGGCGGCCGGACGACCGCCGAGGAGCAGCGCGAACTCGGTGGGAAGCCCGACGAGTGCCCGGTGTACGAGCTGTACGCCTACCTGCTCGCGGAGGGCGACGACGAGTTCGCGACCCGGGTGTACGAGGAGTGTGCCGAGGGCGAGCGCCTCTGTGGCGGCTGCAAGGAGCAGGCCGCCGAGTTGATGGCGGAGTTCCTCGAAGACCACCAGGAGAAGCGGGAAGAGGCGAAGGAGCTGCTCGAGGACGTGGACATCGACTTGAGCAGTGATCGGCGCGGGCTGGGCGGGCGGGAGGAAGAGGACGCGGTTTAG
- the pheS gene encoding phenylalanine--tRNA ligase subunit alpha, which produces MRLPERQVAALQAASATDAQPIPELAAEAGIDEAAARTAVFELEDEGLLSVESETEETVSITDEAETYLTEGLPEVRLYRTAVEAGARDEPISMGQVIGAAGLEGPEVDIALSNFARKGYGEIESGEVTADPDADPDADPELAALERIDTGETVEDEGLLDRLAERGLIEREEHTVRSVLLTDDGVDALMAGVEAAETADRLTPEMLTSGEWQEVEFTDYNVEADATEAGAGKVHVLRQAAERVKDVLVGMGFQEMDGPHADADFWINDALFMPQDHPARTHWDRFALDVDPVEDLPEDLVRAVENAHREGVGSDGDGYHSPWSEDFAREVALRGHTTSLSMRYLSGEAEGELEPPQRYFSVQKAYRNDTIDATHLLEFFQIEGWVMAEELSVRDLMGTFEEFYAQFGITDVQFKPHYNPYTEPSFELFGRHPETGELIEIGNSGIFREEVLSPLGVECDVMAWGLALERLAMLYTGADDIRDLHGTLADLEFLRNAEVIY; this is translated from the coding sequence ATGCGACTCCCCGAACGACAGGTCGCGGCCCTGCAGGCCGCGAGCGCGACCGACGCACAGCCGATCCCCGAGCTCGCCGCCGAGGCGGGGATCGACGAGGCGGCAGCCCGGACTGCCGTCTTCGAACTGGAAGACGAGGGGCTGCTCTCCGTCGAGAGCGAGACCGAGGAGACGGTCTCGATCACCGACGAGGCCGAAACGTACCTCACCGAGGGCCTCCCGGAGGTCCGGCTCTACCGCACGGCCGTCGAGGCCGGCGCCCGCGACGAGCCGATCTCGATGGGGCAGGTCATCGGCGCCGCCGGCCTCGAAGGGCCCGAGGTCGACATCGCGCTGTCGAACTTCGCCCGCAAAGGCTACGGCGAGATCGAGAGCGGCGAGGTGACCGCCGACCCCGACGCCGATCCCGACGCCGACCCCGAACTCGCTGCACTCGAACGGATCGACACCGGCGAGACAGTCGAGGACGAGGGGCTGCTCGACCGGCTCGCGGAGCGCGGGCTGATCGAGCGCGAGGAACACACCGTACGCTCGGTGCTGCTGACCGACGACGGCGTCGACGCGCTGATGGCCGGCGTCGAGGCCGCCGAGACCGCCGACCGGCTCACCCCCGAGATGCTCACCTCCGGCGAGTGGCAGGAGGTGGAGTTCACCGACTACAACGTCGAGGCCGACGCGACCGAGGCAGGCGCGGGGAAGGTTCACGTGCTCCGGCAGGCTGCCGAGCGCGTGAAGGACGTCCTCGTCGGGATGGGGTTTCAGGAGATGGACGGCCCCCACGCCGACGCCGACTTCTGGATCAACGACGCGCTGTTCATGCCCCAGGACCATCCTGCACGAACGCACTGGGACCGCTTTGCCCTGGACGTTGACCCCGTCGAGGACCTGCCCGAGGATCTCGTTCGCGCGGTCGAGAACGCCCACCGCGAGGGCGTCGGCTCGGATGGCGACGGCTACCACTCGCCGTGGAGTGAAGATTTCGCGCGCGAGGTCGCGCTCCGCGGGCACACGACGTCGCTCTCGATGCGGTACCTCTCCGGGGAGGCCGAGGGCGAACTCGAACCGCCACAGCGCTACTTCTCGGTGCAGAAGGCGTACCGCAACGACACGATCGACGCCACGCACCTGCTGGAGTTCTTCCAGATCGAGGGCTGGGTGATGGCCGAGGAGCTCTCGGTACGCGACCTGATGGGGACGTTCGAGGAGTTCTACGCACAGTTCGGGATTACGGACGTACAGTTCAAGCCCCACTACAACCCCTACACTGAGCCGAGCTTCGAACTGTTCGGCCGGCACCCCGAGACCGGCGAACTGATCGAGATCGGCAACAGCGGCATCTTCCGCGAGGAGGTCCTCTCGCCGCTGGGCGTCGAGTGTGACGTGATGGCTTGGGGGCTCGCGTTGGAGCGACTGGCGATGCTGTACACCGGCGCCGACGACATCCGCGACCTGCACGGCACGCTCGCGGACCTTGAGTTCCTGCGGAACGCGGAGGTGATCTACTGA
- the pheT gene encoding phenylalanine--tRNA ligase subunit beta, translating into MPVVDIDTDELRRLTGHEEKEDDQLKEDLFGLGLEFEGETEDGDLQFEFAPDRLDRLSVEGVARSLRYQYGDDRGVTVPDTNDSDWTIEVDPSVPGERPYVAGAVARGVDLDEDALDSLIQLQEKLHATMGRKRAKGAIGIHDLAMLKGERIEQREIGEDNELEPPEDLTPVAGDEGPTDVGGPTITYRGIEPDGDEFVPLDADRGMTPAEVLTDHSTGEEYADLVSEYERYPAIYDELGLFSFPPVINGQRTEVSTESRELLIELTGTDQWTIDRMLAIICYALDARGATLEDVDVVYEDGAAGEHAGDHLVRPELDTREKTVSHEQIETTLGIELEMEEAVDLFERSGLEATTNLGDETTYEVSIPPYRTDVLHSMDLVDDVGRAYGFGDLEPKYPDIGTIGGRHERSRLERATRTALVGLGFEDLLNFHLSSPAENYERMNVDEGSDALGGGEAVNVTSAYSEDYTQLRTWALPSIMHVLENNTHRRYPQELAEVGFVAERDDEENTGVAEHRTVAAAIARTDATYEDIKGKLQALVGEFDVDLETPGTEHPSFIGGRAAEVVIDGEHVGVIGEIHPKVLVERDLEVPVAAFEFRLDALAD; encoded by the coding sequence ATGCCCGTCGTCGATATCGACACCGACGAACTGCGCCGACTGACCGGCCACGAGGAGAAAGAGGACGACCAACTGAAGGAGGACCTGTTCGGCCTCGGCCTGGAGTTCGAGGGCGAGACCGAGGACGGCGATCTCCAGTTCGAGTTCGCGCCCGATCGGCTCGACCGGCTCTCCGTCGAGGGCGTCGCCCGGTCGCTGCGCTACCAGTACGGCGACGACCGCGGCGTGACCGTCCCGGACACCAACGATTCCGACTGGACGATCGAGGTCGACCCCTCGGTCCCGGGCGAGCGCCCGTACGTCGCAGGCGCGGTCGCACGCGGGGTGGACTTGGACGAGGACGCGCTGGACTCGCTGATCCAGCTCCAAGAGAAGCTCCACGCGACGATGGGGCGCAAGCGCGCGAAAGGCGCGATCGGGATCCACGACCTCGCGATGCTCAAAGGCGAGCGCATCGAGCAGCGCGAGATCGGCGAGGACAACGAGCTCGAACCGCCCGAGGACCTGACGCCCGTGGCCGGCGACGAGGGGCCGACCGACGTGGGCGGCCCGACGATCACCTACCGCGGGATCGAGCCCGACGGCGACGAGTTCGTCCCGCTGGACGCCGACCGCGGGATGACCCCCGCCGAGGTGCTGACCGACCACTCGACGGGCGAGGAGTACGCCGATCTCGTGAGCGAGTACGAGCGCTACCCCGCGATCTACGACGAGCTGGGGCTGTTTTCGTTCCCGCCGGTGATCAACGGGCAGCGGACCGAGGTCTCCACGGAGTCCCGGGAGCTGCTGATCGAGCTCACCGGTACCGACCAGTGGACGATCGACCGGATGCTCGCGATCATCTGCTACGCGCTGGACGCCCGCGGCGCGACCCTCGAAGACGTCGACGTGGTGTACGAGGACGGCGCCGCCGGCGAGCACGCGGGCGACCACCTCGTCCGGCCGGAGCTCGACACCCGTGAGAAGACGGTCTCCCACGAGCAGATCGAAACCACACTCGGGATCGAACTGGAGATGGAGGAGGCCGTGGATCTATTCGAGCGTTCGGGGCTGGAGGCGACGACAAATCTGGGTGACGAGACGACGTACGAGGTCTCGATCCCGCCGTACCGGACCGACGTGCTCCACTCCATGGACCTCGTCGACGACGTGGGGCGGGCGTACGGGTTCGGCGACCTCGAACCGAAGTACCCCGACATCGGCACCATCGGCGGCCGCCACGAGCGGAGCCGACTCGAACGGGCGACCCGGACCGCGCTCGTCGGCCTCGGGTTCGAGGACCTGCTGAACTTCCACCTCTCCTCGCCCGCGGAGAACTACGAGCGCATGAACGTCGACGAGGGGAGCGACGCGCTGGGCGGCGGCGAGGCGGTGAACGTTACCAGCGCCTACAGCGAGGACTACACTCAGCTCCGGACGTGGGCGCTCCCCTCGATCATGCACGTGCTGGAGAACAACACCCACCGGCGCTACCCGCAGGAGCTCGCGGAGGTGGGCTTCGTCGCCGAGCGCGACGACGAGGAGAACACGGGCGTCGCGGAGCACCGCACGGTCGCGGCCGCGATCGCGCGTACGGACGCGACGTACGAGGACATCAAGGGGAAGCTGCAGGCGCTCGTCGGCGAGTTCGACGTCGATCTCGAAACACCCGGGACGGAGCACCCCAGCTTCATCGGCGGCCGCGCGGCCGAGGTCGTGATCGACGGCGAGCACGTGGGCGTGATCGGCGAGATCCACCCGAAGGTGCTCGTCGAGCGCGATCTGGAGGTGCCGGTCGCGGCGTTCGAGTTCCGGCTGGACGCGCTCGCGGACTGA